The following coding sequences lie in one Montipora foliosa isolate CH-2021 chromosome 11, ASM3666993v2, whole genome shotgun sequence genomic window:
- the LOC137975225 gene encoding LOW QUALITY PROTEIN: F-box only protein 22-like (The sequence of the model RefSeq protein was modified relative to this genomic sequence to represent the inferred CDS: inserted 2 bases in 2 codons) gives MAAKKLGGISSFANVPFLAEVVEXILSFLPAKTLFACMQVCRLWRDTAKRIIRSRQKLGWLSFVTYHEEQSTPCTSKLSMDILGSRVREFLDELPLVPAACILLVSRREEYFDSRRDEVKNLLNLVKGSLPSSCFLIGCVGLGIIGTGDNGVSEEVEMAEGVAVMLMPQVEGTSAHVINLGLTEVKNNRTYKNRWEKSLKLPVDGTVKCAFLFARGDTFYLDVIGKVASGIWKACKNEESKSDVVVLGGLVDSFLMVDKEVKNTGVVGLAISGNVEAISMVHHGDTSESLQQSLKKLKRCGIPCDKYSNTACFMVSCVGRGEKFYNARNVETGIFRKEFPDIPVVGFFGNGELGLDLHSXQGKLERDNHFLHSFSSVFCLCSLSPQCNKSLAEKGAAEALLEMSDGIKSKPSSRKFTVTD, from the exons ATGGCCGCGAAAAAACTGGGTGGGATTTCATCGTTTGCCAATGTTCCTTTTCTAGCAGAGGTCGTAG ATATTTTGTCCTTTCTGCCAGCGAAAACCCTTTTTGCTTGCATGCAAGTTTGCCGGTTATGGAGAGACACAGCGAAGAGAATTATTCGTTCCAGACAAAAGTTGGGATGGCTAAGTTTTGTAACCTACCACGAAGAGCAAAGCACCCCATGTACGTCGAAG CTTTCTATGGATATCTTAGGTAGCAGGGTCAGAGAATTCTTAGATGAGCTACCATTGGTTCCAGCAGCATGCATTCTGTTGGTGAGTCGAAGAGAGGAATATTTTGATAGCAGACGGGATGAAGTAAAAAACCTTTTAAATTTGGTAAAGGGCAGCTTGCCAAGTTcctgctttttgattggctgcgTTGGATTAGGCATCATCGGAACAGGTGACAATGGAGTATCAGAAGAGGTGGAAATGGCAGAGGGTGTTGCTGTGATGTTAATGCCTCAGGTTGAAGGTACATCAGCCCATGTGATTAATTTGGGACTTACAGAGGTTAAGAATAACAGAACGTACAAGAATCGTTGGGAAAAGTCTTTAAAACTTCCCGTGGATGGGACTGTGAAGTGTGCTTTTTTGTTTGCGAGAGGAGACACTTTTTACCTTGATGTCATTGGAAAGGTAGCGTCTGGAATTTGGAAG GCTTGCAAAAATGAAGAGAGTAAATCAGACGTGGTTGTACTTGGTGGACTTGTAGATTCATTTTTGATGGTGGACAAAGAAGTCAAAAATACTGGAGTTGTAGGACTTGCAATATCAGGAAATGTTGAAGCAATATCAATGGTTCATCATGGTGATACTTCGGAAAGCTTGCAACAAAGCTTGAAAAAGTTAAAGAGATGTGGCATTCCGTGTGATAAGTATTCAAACACAGCTTGTTTCATGGTATCGTGTGTGGGTCGGGGGGAGAAATTTTACAATGCAAGGAATGTGGAGACTGGCATTTTTCGAAAGGAATTCCCTGACATTCCTGTAGTTGGTTTCTTTGGCAATGGAGAACTGGGTTTGGATTTGCATT TGCAAGGGAAGCTGGAAAGAGATAACCactttttgcattctttttCATCAGTGTTTTGTTTGTGCTCATTATCTCCACAATGTAACAAAAGTTTAGCAGAGAAGGGTGCTGCTGAGGCTCTGCTTGAAATGTCTGATGGCATCAAGAGTAAGCCGTCTTCACGCAAGTTTACAGTAACTgactaa
- the LOC137975610 gene encoding protein rogdi homolog isoform X1: MFKMAAAEEEEDIRVLRLEFEWLLREHVPKVLTQLGSILQECSKCLKLSSTNLKGSTGETQGDIKTQDYFMLSTPNSDTLKGYVAVEGENISKADLKFKIPKASSSGFRVFIQEQSPWKLKQIQDAINYLQLAIEKIKETKRNCSCSSGQEVSKVVEEITSFLTRGKSRLSLPDKTTVLDMLTSGNQRVFKPGMPEDIVAYFCVNSEKLLLSVYTLTTLPVPPQGSKQLQDNDPIGQTFEYNSKWMEIASHFEVDCSIPRRNDAMLLFGAALRLCQQLKDKSRIWELATYLSLSSWFYTVMVGHTTYMSLFIFV, encoded by the exons ATGTTCAAAATGGCAgcagcagaagaagaagaagacatcAGAGTCCTG agGTTGGAATTTGAATGGCTGCTAAGGGAACATGTACCAAAAGTTTTGACCCAACTTGGTTCTATTCTTCAG GAGTGTTCAAAATGTTTGAAACTCTCAAGTACAAATTTGAAAGGATCCACAGGAGAAACGCAAG GGGACATTAAAACACAAGATTACTTCATGCTCTCCACTCCAAA TAGTGATACACTAAAAGGCTATGTTGCTGTAGAGGGGGAAAATATATCAAAAGCT GATCTCAAATTTAAAATACCCAAAGCCTCAAGCTCTGGATTCCGTGTATTCATCCAAGAACAATCACCATGGAAATTAAAGCAG ATTCAAGATGCTATCAACTACTTGCAACTTGCCATagagaaaatcaaagaaactaaaAGAAATTGCAGTTGCTCATCAGGACAAGAAGTCAGCAag GTTGTTGAAGaaataacaagttttttaaCTAGAGGGAAATCCAGATTATCTCTGCCTGATAAAACAACAGTATTAGATATGTTGACTTCCGGAAACCAG AGGGTGTTCAAGCCTGGTATGCCAGAGGATATTGTTGCATACTTTTGTGTTAACAGTGAGAAGCTTCTTTTGTCAGTCTACACTTTAACCACACTTCCAGTTCCTCCACAAGGCTCT AAACAACTCCAGGACAACGATCCAATTGGACAAACGTT TGAGTACAACAGCAAGTGGATGGAAATTGCAAGTCACTTTGAG GTGGACTGTTCAATTCCCAGACGCAATGATGCTATGTTGCTTTTTGGAGCAGCTTTACGCCTATGCCAACAGCTAAAAGACAAA TCTCGAATATGGGAATTAGCCACCTACCTGTCACTAAGCTCTTGGTTTTATACTGTCATGGTTGGACATACAACATACATGTCTCTTTTTATTTTCGTGTGA
- the LOC137975610 gene encoding protein rogdi homolog isoform X2 — translation MFKMAAAEEEEDIRVLRLEFEWLLREHVPKVLTQLGSILQECSKCLKLSSTNLKGSTGETQGDIKTQDYFMLSTPNSDTLKGYVAVEGENISKADLKFKIPKASSSGFRVFIQEQSPWKLKQIQDAINYLQLAIEKIKETKRNCSCSSGQEVSKVVEEITSFLTRGKSRLSLPDKTTVLDMLTSGNQRVFKPGMPEDIVAYFCVNSEKLLLSVYTLTTLPVPPQGSKQLQDNDPIGQTFEYNSKWMEIASHFEVDCSIPRRNDAMLLFGAALRLCQQLKDKFLPSFSVP, via the exons ATGTTCAAAATGGCAgcagcagaagaagaagaagacatcAGAGTCCTG agGTTGGAATTTGAATGGCTGCTAAGGGAACATGTACCAAAAGTTTTGACCCAACTTGGTTCTATTCTTCAG GAGTGTTCAAAATGTTTGAAACTCTCAAGTACAAATTTGAAAGGATCCACAGGAGAAACGCAAG GGGACATTAAAACACAAGATTACTTCATGCTCTCCACTCCAAA TAGTGATACACTAAAAGGCTATGTTGCTGTAGAGGGGGAAAATATATCAAAAGCT GATCTCAAATTTAAAATACCCAAAGCCTCAAGCTCTGGATTCCGTGTATTCATCCAAGAACAATCACCATGGAAATTAAAGCAG ATTCAAGATGCTATCAACTACTTGCAACTTGCCATagagaaaatcaaagaaactaaaAGAAATTGCAGTTGCTCATCAGGACAAGAAGTCAGCAag GTTGTTGAAGaaataacaagttttttaaCTAGAGGGAAATCCAGATTATCTCTGCCTGATAAAACAACAGTATTAGATATGTTGACTTCCGGAAACCAG AGGGTGTTCAAGCCTGGTATGCCAGAGGATATTGTTGCATACTTTTGTGTTAACAGTGAGAAGCTTCTTTTGTCAGTCTACACTTTAACCACACTTCCAGTTCCTCCACAAGGCTCT AAACAACTCCAGGACAACGATCCAATTGGACAAACGTT TGAGTACAACAGCAAGTGGATGGAAATTGCAAGTCACTTTGAG GTGGACTGTTCAATTCCCAGACGCAATGATGCTATGTTGCTTTTTGGAGCAGCTTTACGCCTATGCCAACAGCTAAAAGACAAA TTTTTACCGTCTTTTTCTGTCCCCTGA